One Brassica napus cultivar Da-Ae chromosome A5, Da-Ae, whole genome shotgun sequence DNA window includes the following coding sequences:
- the LOC106450777 gene encoding trihelix transcription factor ASIL2 — MSDPDSPPTHDPIPDRDQPEPASATDPKLPSVPKSSRRLPPPCWSLEETTALIDGYREKWHALGRGNLKANHWEDVAEAVAAACPGVAPRKTAVQCRHKMEKLRQRYRAEIQRARSVPVARFVSSWVHYKRMEAMEITKPDGEENQFSGGGPTPRFFNRNGGGGGGGIRIRIPTGVSIAQPGPRIEPKSFGISTNPRPGRVVGTGSSYGARVVGGGSEMKMMSDDTIGSAIKLLGDAMLRTEEKKMEMTREIEGMRMEMEMKRTKMVLESQQRIVEAFARTMSENLEEEKKKMKKARRVSSVE; from the coding sequence ATGTCCGATCCGGATTCTCCGCCGACTCACGATCCAATTCCCGATCGGGATCAACCGGAACCGGCCTCCGCCACCGATCCGAAGCTCCCCTCCGTCCCCAAGAGCTCCAGGCGGTTGCCTCCGCCGTGCTGGTCCCTCGAGGAGACGACCGCGCTCATCGACGGCTACCGCGAGAAATGGCACGCTCTCGGCCGCGGAAACCTCAAGGCGAACCACTGGGAGGACGTCGCGGAAGCGGTCGCCGCCGCGTGTCCCGGCGTGGCGCCGAGGAAGACCGCGGTTCAGTGTAGGCACAAGATGGAGAAGCTCCGGCAGAGGTACCGCGCCGAGATCCAGCGGGCGAGGTCTGTTCCCGTGGCGAGGTTCGTCTCCTCTTGGGTCCATTATAAGCGTATGGAAGCCATGGAGATTACTAAACCGGACGGCGAAGAGAATCAATTCAGCGGCGGAGGTCCGACGCCGAGGTTCTTTAACAGGAACggtggcggcggcggcggcgggaTCAGGATTCGGATACCGACGGGAGTGAGCATTGCGCAGCCCGGTCCGAGGATCGAACCGAAAAGCTTTGGTATTAGTACAAATCCAAGACCTGGTCGTGTTGTCGGAACAGGATCCAGTTACGGAGCTAGGGTTGTCGGAGGAGGGAGTGAGATGAAGATGATGTCTGATGATACAATTGGGAGTGCGATAAAGCTACTTGGAGATGCGATGTTGAGAacggaggagaagaagatggagatgacgAGGGAGATAGAAGGGATGAGgatggagatggagatgaaGAGGACGAAGATGGTGTTGGAGTCGCAGCAACGGATTGTGG
- the LOC106453360 gene encoding ankyrin repeat-containing protein BDA1-like: protein MDHRLFDAARSGDTTTLHLLLQEDPLLLDRFSMSSLENPLHISAFSGQAAFTAEILRHKQDLALEPNQQGFSPLHIASASGKIEVVRALLSVGQKHVLCRLKNKDGSIPLHCAVQRGRIEVMKELVSSFPESLKEINASLETPLHVAVKNNQVEATKLLLEEIKKRDMSERIVNMENREGNTILHLATLGKQLQIVEMLIGDDAILSGVDVNRQNRNWLTPKDILDVVIETEGGSVSEMYKVVQIFQTASANNARTGRQRLKRSHHTRNPIRMIKNHINDEINNSTLEQRETLMIVATLIATLTFTGGLQPPGAFKSEDANGGSNATNTTRATTSLGRTLDNIFGQRNSTAGQAIMADRRVHFTLYSAFNAIGFLVSVAMISQLTKGFPLRNWMRLCIISAVSTYCLAIVYLAPDEDVFWVVVLAAALLLVLRELYFFIKSLCNGIKKATSET from the exons ATGGACcacagattgtttgatgcagcTCGGTCGGGAGACACAACAACACTTCACTTGCTACTTCAAGAAGATCCTCTTCTTCTCGACCGTTTTTCTATGTCTTCTCTAGAGAATCCTCTCCATATCTCAGCCTTCTCTGGCCAAGCTGCCTTCACGGCTGAAATCTTGCGTCACAAGCAAGATTTAGCTCTGGAGCCGAACCAACAAGGTTTTAGTCCTCTTCATATTGCTTCAGCCTCAGGGAAGATAGAGGTTGTGAGAGCTCTCCTAAGTGTCGGCCAGAAACATGTTCTCTGCCGCTTGAAGAACAAAGACGGTTCGATTCCTCTTCACTGCGCGGTGCAGAGAGGGAGAATCGAGGTCATGAAAGAGCTGGTTTCTTCTTTCCCCGAATCTCTCAAGGAAATAAATGCTTCTCTTGAGACACCTCTTCACGTTGCTGTAAAGAACAATCAAGTGGAAGCTACGAAGTTGTTGCTGGAAGAGATCAAGAAACGTGACATGTCGGAGAGGATCGTTAATATGGAGAATCGAGAAGGCAATACAATCTTGCATCTTGCAACACTTGGGAAACAGCTTCAG ATTGTGGAGATGTTGATTGGTGACGATGCAATACTCAGCGGAGTAGATGTAAACAGACAGAACAGAAACTGGTTAACACCAAAGGATATACTCGACGTGGTTATTGAAACCGAAGGAGGAAGTGTTTCTGAAATGTACAAGGTTGTTCAAATCTTTCAGACAGCTTCAGCAAATAACGCACGTACGGGACGTCAACGGCTTAAACGTAGTCATCATACTAGAAACCCTATTCGTATGATAAAGAATCATATCAACGACGAGATCAATAACTCCACACTCGAACAACGAGAGACCCTAATGATTGTTGCAACACTCATAGCAACACTTACATTCACCGGAGGTCTTCAGCCTCCAGGAGCTTTCAAGAGTGAAGACGCTAACGGTGGTTCAAACGCGACAAACACAACAAGGGCAACAACATCACTAGGCAGAACTTTAGATAACATTTTCGGACAAAGGAACAGCACTGCAGGGCAAGCGATCATGGCGGACAGACGCGTTCACTTCACTCTTTACTCTGCCTTTAACGCGATTGGGTTCTTGGTTTCGGTGGCTATGATCTCTCAGCTCACTAAAGGTTTCCCTCTGAGAAACTGGATGAGGCTTTGCATTATCTCAGCCGTGTCTACGTATTGTCTTGCTATCGTCTACTTAGCACCAGATGAGGATGTGTTTTGGGTCGTGGTTCTTGCGGCAGCGTTGCTCTTGGTTCTTCGTGAGCTTTACTTCTTCATCAAATCGTTGTGCAATGGCATTAAGAAGGCAACGAGTGAAACTTAA
- the LOC106453358 gene encoding ankyrin repeat-containing protein BDA1-like, with the protein MLNLREDLGRELNKDGFTPLHIAASMGHVEIVKELLEKLSGEICLIKGKERKIPLHYAAMRGRVCVLDELVSANPQSLEEVTARGETVLHLAVRFCQFDGFVALLECLKDFDKLCVLNKQDHGGNTVLHLAVQKRQFEVIDLLLGSRGSSNTLPRDFIEVNSLNSNGFTPLDVLLNFGGEPEDSEIHQLLLQAGAVRSRDHNTTQPETPTTSEESLMTHKQWLDYFKHKKDKVSPNEIRNVLLVIAILIATTTYQAALSPPGGIWQEDYYCIGRYCQESETKGNKTKPVYYAGTTIMGSKSWISYGIFIFLNSVGFFTSIELISLLTKGLPFYLELQVSLTALALTYGFAMAALSPNFGLGLFFMVISVVLPFAVAKIPSLIHKLAKKTRIYPLRRTTETTTS; encoded by the exons ATGTTAAACCTAAGAGAAGATCTCGGAAGAGAGCTGAACAAAGACGGGTTCACGCCTCTGCATATAGCAGCATCAATGGGCCACGTTGAGATCGTTAAAGAGCTTTTGGAGAAGCTAAGTGGCGAGATATGTTTGATCAAAGGTAAGGAGAGAAAGATTCCTCTTCATTACGCTGCTATGAGAGGGAGAGTTTGTGTTCTTGATGAGTTAGTGTCAGCGAATCCTCAATCTCTTGAAGAAGTCACCGCTCGTGGAGAGACAGtgcttcatctcgccgttagGTTCTGTCAGTTTGATGGGTTCGTTGCTTTGTTGGAATGTCTTAAAGACTTTGATAAGCTTTGCGTGTTGAATAAGCAAGATCATGGTGGGAACACGGTTTTGCACTTAGCTGTTCAAAAACGACAATTTGAG GTGATTGACTTGTTGCTTGGCTCTAGAGGTTCTAGTAACACACTCCCAAGAGATTTCATTGAAGTGAACTCTTTAAACTCAAACGGCTTCACACCTCTTGATGTGTTACTTAACTTTGGAGGTGAACCAGAAGACTCAGAGATTCATCAGCTCCTCCTCCAAGCAGGAGCTGTAAGATCTAGAGatcacaacacaacacaaccaGAAACACCAACAACATCAGAAGAATCTCTGATGACACACAAGCAATGGCTTGATTACTTCAAGCACAAGAAAGACAAAGTCTCACCTAACGAAATCCGCAATGTCTTACTAGTTATCGCGATTCTGATAGCCACAACTACTTATCAAGCCGCGCTAAGTCCACCTGGAGGTATCTGGCAAGAAGATTATTACTGCATTGGTAGATACTGTCAAGAGAGTGAGACAAAAGGAAACAAGACCAAACCGGTTTATTACGCAGGAACAACTATAATGGGATCAAAGAGTTGGATCTCTTATGGCATTTTCATCTTCTTAAACTCGGTTGGTTTTTTCACTTCTATTGAACTAATCTCATTACTCACAAAAGGTCTACCTTTCTACCTTGAGCTACAAGTTTCATTGACTGCTCTTGCCTTGACCTATGGATTTGCAATGGCTGCACTTTCTCCTAACTTCGGACTAGGCTTGTTCTTCATGGTGATCTCTGTGGTATTACCTTTCGCGGTAGCGAAAATCCCGAGTTTAATCCATAAACTTGCCAAGAAAACAAGAATCTACCCTCTCAGACGTACTACTGAAACAACCACCTCCTAA
- the LOC106454570 gene encoding cyclin-U4-1-like yields MAELENPGVMPKLISFLSSLLERVSETNDLIRRVTTQSQSVSVFEGLSRPPITIQSYLERIFKYANCSPSCFVVAYVYLDRFTHRQPSLPINSFNVHRLLITSVMVSAKFLDDRYYNNAYYAKVGGISTKEMNLLELDFLFGLGFDLNVTPNTFHAYFSYLKKEMTLLQPLSLVLGPTRSVLTFNDEEASHQQQQQQLAV; encoded by the exons atgGCTGAGCTTGAGAACCCAGGAGTAATGCCGAAGCTAATATCCTTCCTATCCTCATTGCTAGAACGAGTTTCCGAGACCAACGATCTAATACGACGAGTCACGACTCAGTCGCAGAGCGTTTCCGTGTTCGAGGGACTGAGTCGACCACCCATTACGATACAGAGCTACCTCGAGAGGATTTTCAAATACGCGAATTGTAGTCCTTCTTGCTTCGTCGTGGCTTACGTTTATCTCGACCGCTTCACTCACAGACAACCTTCACTTCCCATCAATTCCTTTAACGTTCATCGTCTCCTCATTACCAGTGTCATGGTCTCTGCTAAATTTCTTGATGATCG GTACTACAACAATGCGTACTACGCGAAAGTGGGAGGGATAAGCACGAAGGAGATGAATCTTCTGGAGCTTGATTTCTTATTCGGGTTAGGTTTTGATTTAAACGTGACGCCAAACACATTCCACGCTTACTTCTCTTATCTTAAAAAGGAAATGACtcttcttcaacctctctccctcGTTCTTGGCCCAACAAGATCTGTCCTTACCTtcaacgacgaagaagcttctcatcagcaacaacaacaacaactcgctgtttga